The Lathyrus oleraceus cultivar Zhongwan6 chromosome 5, CAAS_Psat_ZW6_1.0, whole genome shotgun sequence genome includes the window tctaacatgcattaacaccaaaattctattgtccggcctcaaatagttgtgacttctacataagtccaattacgattgcttaacatagcgctaaattttttacacaaaaaaagcatagcattctagttagtgagattgtaagtctcccctctttcatggtattgtatggaaacttggtcttttttccttccattgaaagatgtcttggttcaaggattcatgcttgtgataagtgggttgagtgttctccaaagaatgacttaaaatgaaaatcaaaagcaaaaacaatactaactcctaattcattaacaactatcatttaatttcaagtcatttacttttaatgcactttaatttttaagctctattcattttgtcattattcataccattctaattgtcTATATTAATGtattttcactttgtccacttgaaccatattgtgtgatatatcttgtttgtgtatactttgtttgtttgtgtggtctttgacaattaatgtacataataagaaacaaaaaaccctaaaaaactattgtgtggactgttggtttgatcttggacaattggacttagaatttagacaacatccttatgcaaaaggacttggtcaatgccaacttttatttaaccaagtgcttgtaatttgaaacttcatttgatacatcattgaagatccatcttagttcatctgcaacatgatcattgtgaagctgttattttgaacttatgacttgtggaattcatctgctacatgagcaaatttgaaggagattatggagtggctaaagcttggatgtggctatctttatttgatgtcttgctcttcacgttaatattgtatgcattatttgttgcttaattcaaatgtccaagggaatttgggtttctatatggcattcttgcctattggattgcagcccgtttgtcagatcttttcaactcttaacttttaaatttatgcttaggactagtctcttcatctcttcctcgtctctttaatttcaaaatctctccctccttttaaaaacttctttgtttgaattttttttctaaacttagaccttttgcaaattagaaactttggtattatgccattgtattttcaaacttcttttcttaaatcaaacttgtaaataaacttaactataattggcttaaaattttcaaaaaccaaaaagaactaacccattcaaaccacTTTCTAGGCCCTggtgcctttcaaacttattttttgattaaaagcaatgcatccactttgaaatttgtatcacgaactacgaggttttgatccctcattcttatgttggtacgtaggcacaagtctgaagatcttgtcaaacacaaaaatataattaatgaattcttttctcatccccccattctatttgtttgtaaacatcactttgtacaaaatacatatgcacacaagaaagggctccctaggagtacctaggacactttgggtgctaacaccttccctttgtgtaaccaaccctcttacctgtaatctctgacattttattagttttgatttgaaaacttcttatttttgggttttgttcgtacttttcccttttcccttgaaaacaataaaagtgcggtggtgactcttaTTATTTaatgtcttgcttatccatagcttgatgatcatgaatttaccgctagAGGTACCTAAGATAATTTGCATATTACAATGTTGAAATCTAAATTCTTTTATAGAGGTAAAATAAAACCCGCAAATGATATTAATCTTTATTTTATTCTCTCTATTTTCCACAAAAATATTTCTATACCAtattgttttttattattttattttatttatttgtcACATAAGAAtgataaataatatatttttatatgGTATTAGAATAAAATATATAATAGTGTCTGTTCAAATAATATCACTTAAAAATATTTACACACAATAAAATCATGACAATATTATTTTTCTTAATATACTTAAAAATGGCAAGTTTATATAATAAGTGATGAACTCCTATTAAAAAAAAGGTGTAACCTCTCGTGGAATAACCCCCAAATGGTTGACTGACTCGTAAGAAAATGTGGTTTTGTCAGGTTGGTAAGCGAGGGAGTCTGCCAAGCCCGTACTCAGCCTCCCTCACCTAACTCATTTTCATTATTCTTTCACTAATCTCTCTTACCATTTTCATTTCTCACACAAACAACTAGCTACATAATTTTCTATTTATTATTATACTATAAGAAATACGAATTTGCCGGCCAGTATCATGCTTCTTTAGTCGTTGTTGTCATGTAACACATTCAACTCCATCTAACTATTTTTCTCCTTCTACTTACTCAGCCAGCCACACTATATATAGATCATGTTCCACACAACACTTTCTCATCTCCTATCTTTCATCCCTTCTAACCACCACCAACATGGTGACAGTTAATGAGATCCGCCAGGCACAGAGAGCTGAAGGCCCTGCCACTGTTTTTGCAATTGGTACTGCTACTCCTCAAAACTGCGTCGAGCAGAGTACATATCCGGATTTCTATTTCCGTATCACAAACAGCCAACACAAAACTGAACTCAAAGAAAAATTCCAGCGCATGTGTAAGATATACTGATACATGATACATGATACAGTGATACGTCTTTTTTATATGTCTCTATTTTAAGTGTTACTTAAGACTAATAGTTAAACTGCGTATTATATTTTTCAGGTGACAAGTCTATGATTAAGAAGAGATACATGCATTTGACTGAAGAGATTCTGAAGGAGAATCCTAGTTTGTGTGAGTACATGGCACCTTCATTGGATGCAAGACAGGATATGGTGGTTGTGGAAGTGCCAAAGCTAGGAAAAGAGGCTGCAACAAAGGCTATCAAGGAATGGGGTCAACCGAAGTCTAAGATTACGCATCTCATCTTTTGTACGACAAGTGGTGTGGACATGCCTGGTGCTGACTATCAGCTCACAAAGCTCTTAGGGCTTCGTCCGTATGTGAAGCGTTATATGATGTATCAACAAGGTTGTTTTGCTGGTGGGACGGTGCTTCGTTTGGCTAAAGATTTGGCTGAGAACAACAAAGGTGCTCGTGTGTTGGTGGTTTGTTCTGAGATCACTGCAGTTACTTTCCGTGGGCCGAGCGACACTCATCTTGATAGTCTTGTGGGACAGGCGTTGTTTGGAGATGGTGCTGCGGCTGTGATTGTTGGTTCAGACCCGTTACCAGACGTTGAGAAGCCTTTGTTTGAATTGGTATGGACTGCACAAACAATTGTTCCAGATAGTGAAGGAGCTATCGATGGTCACCTTCGTGAAGCGGGGCTGACGTTCCATCTCCTCAAGGATGTCCCTAGTCTCGTCTCAAAGAACATTGAGAAAGCTCTTGTTGAAGCGTTTCAACCTTTGAATATCTCTGATTataattccatcttttggatTGCACACCCAGGTGGACCAGCAATTCTAGACCAAGTTGAAGCCAAATTAGGCTTAAAGCCAGAGAAAATGCAAGCCACTCGACATGTACTTAGCGAGTATGGTAACATGTCAAGTGCGTGTGTGTTATTCATCTTAGATGAAATGAGGAGGAAGTCAAAAGAAGACGGACTTGCCACAACAGGTGAGGGACTTGAATGGGGTGTGCTTTTCGGCTTTGGACCTGGGCTCACAGTCGAGACGGTTTTGCTCCATAGCGTGGCCACCTAAATCATCACATATTACTAAGGCAACATGTTCTATTTGCTCCATGCTCTTTTCTTTTTCACCTAAAAATGAATGTATTCTTTCTTTGTGTTTCCCTGCCTCATTGATCACTTTTCACATGTTTCCTATCCCTTTAATTATCCATGATTATTAGTGTGTTATATAAACCTTTAGTTTTCTGTTATCTGATAAGATCTTCAGAAATAAATAATGTATTGATTTGGTTCATAACAAATCCCTCAGACATGTACCATGAATCCCTTCTTTTAACATGATTTCACTATGGATTTTTTTATCTTAGTATAACTTTTCATTTAACATTTAGTTCCTTGAAATAATGCACTAATAAGCATTGAATAAGATACATAATTGGTGACTGGAGCATTCATGAATAATTGACCCTGACAACTAATTAATAGCTTAATAAAAAAGAAGATGCACACATGCAACATTACCTCAAGATTCAGAGAAGAGTGGTATAGAAAAAAAGAGTGGAATAACATGAGAATGAGAGTTCAATTTTGAACTAAATATGTCTTCCAATAAGAATTAAATATGTATTAGTTATTTCTAAAAAGCAGTTATAAAATTATAAGGACACTGATTTTAATAATCAGATTGATTAATTTTATATCCTACCTAAAATTACTAAGAGAGATTATTACCACAAATTATGGATCACACTCTTTGGAAAGAATGCATACCTACTTTTGTTGTATTTAATCTTATTTCACAAAAAATACTGATATACTTTTTTGAAAAAATACTTTTATATGAAGATTATTTAACGGTTATTTTTGGCgtattttatttttaatatttttaatgaaaaatgagGTTTTCGATTTAATATCCATTTATTTATCGTATTCAAAATTCAAGTTAACATTAACTACTATTTTCtcaataatatatttaattataCATTATATAGAGAAAATGAGTATCATGAGATCATAAATAGTTTATGATAATATAAAAAAGATATATAAACTTTTTCaaaaaataacaacaaaaaaaattGTATATATAAACAATTGTGATACGAAAGAATTAACAAAGATAATCAAATTAAGATTCAATTAGTTATATAGATAATGGGTGGGATAAACTGATATGTATTAGTTGAGATAAATGGTATAAACGGCTGATCCAAGATTAAATCTCTAAcaatatttattatttatatttatgaTTAATATAAACAAGTTGTTGATATTTATAAAAATAACTTTTTAGAATAAAAAAATGATTACACAAATTGAGTTTGTAAAGGACAAACTCATTAAGTTTCTTGCAGAACTTTATTTTAGGGACTAAAAATCATGTGGAGATTGATCTCTATAAACATATTGCAGATTCAAAAGCACTAATCatattaatattataaataaaaagCTTAAAGATGATAACTTTATTCCATTTTGATTTTAAAATTAGCAGTCTCTCTCACCTAACACTGGAACTATATATGTGACCAAGCCATATACTTGGTTGTTTCCATTCAGTTTCCTGGCTGCTTTATTTTAACACATCAAAACAACAATATATTTTTACCATTCAAACTTCCTTCTAAATACTATTAAGTTTTTCCACCATCTTTAATATAGTTTGGTATGTAACAAAACCTTCAGTCCATGCAGTCATGCGGAGGTTGCAACTTGCAAGTGGAAGATAACTCACCTACCTCCAAAAACCATTCATTTGTCAATTACAAGGTTGTTATATCCAATCAGTATATTAGTTTGCTAGAAATTTGGTGAGTTAAACATGTGCTTCATCTACCAGTTTTCTCTCCACCCTGTTCATCCGCATGTGTGTGTATGTATATACATACGTTTCTTAAGGAGCAATATTGCAACACACCCTTTGATTTCTTTTCGAGTCCTTCCTTTGCGGCATGACAACAAACGTGCCAAGCTATCAACCATTCCAATCCTTTGATAGATATAACCTATCAGTACTCACATTCTTTTCTTCGTAGCTGACAACTTTTAGACTCAACGAAAGAAAATGGTGACAGTTGATGAGATACGCCAGGCACAGAAGGCTGAAGGCCCTGCAACTGTGTTGGCAATCGGCACTGCAACTCCTCCAAACTGTGTGGATCAGAGTACTTACCCGGACTACTATTTCCGCATCACAAACAGTGAGCATAAGACTGAACTCAAAGAAAAATTCCAGCGCATGTGTAAGATATCTATCTCATACCATATCTTTTTGTGCTATGTGCTTGTACTACGTTGTTTTGTTTTGCTCCTTAAAACTGTACTGTCACTCTCAGCATGTGCAAAACAGTTAAAACTAAATTGCATATGATTTTTCAGGTGATAAGTCAATGATAAAGAAGAGATACATGCACTTGACAGAAGAAATTCTAAAAGAGAATCCAAGTGTATGTGAGTATATGGCACCTTCATTGGATGCAAGACAAGACATGGTGGTTGTGGAAGTACCAAAGCTAGGAAAAGAGGCAGCAACAAAGGCCATCAAGGAATGGGGTCAACCTAAGTCTAAGATCACCCACCTCATCTTTTGCACCACCAGTGGTGTGGACATGCCTGGTGCCGACTATCAGCTCACAAAGCTCTTGGGCCTTCGTCCATATGTGAAGCGTTACATGATGTACCAACAAGGTTGTTTTGCTGGTGGAACGGTGCTTCGTTTGGCTAAAGATTTGGCTGAAAACAACAAAGGTGCCCGTGTGTTGGTGGTTTGTTCAGAGATCACTGCAGTAACTTTTCGTGGACCAAGTGATACTCATCTTGATAGCCTTGTGGGGCAAGCATTGTTTGGAGATGGTGCAGCAGCTGTGATTGTAGGTTCGGACCCATTACCACAAGTTGAGAAACCCTTGTTTGAATTGGTGTGGACAGCACAAACGATCCTTCCAGATAGTGAAGGAGCCATTGATGGTCATCTTCGTGAAGTCGGGCTGACATTCCATCTCCTCAAGGATGTTCCTGGTCTCATTTCAAAGAACATTGAGAAAGCTCTTGTTGAGGCCTTTCAACCTTTAGGTATCTCTGATTACAATTCCTTATTTTGGATCGCACACCCTGGTGGACCAGCAATTCTGGACCAAGTGGAAGCCAAACTAAGCTTAAAGCCAGAGAAAATGCAAGCCACTCGGCATGTGCTTAGTGAGTATGGTAACATGTCAAGTGCATGTGTGTTATTTATCTTGGATGAGATGAGGAGGAAGTCAAAAGAAGACGGACTTGGAACAACAGGTGAGGGGTTGGAATGGGGTGTACTGTTTGGTTTCGGACCCGGACTCACTGTTGAGACTGTAGTGCTCCACAGTGTTGCCACTTAAATTGCCTAGATGTGCTATAATTATATGTTTATTTAATTCTTACTCCGTTTTGGGGGGATTTTATCTTCACTTGTTTCACTGAGAATTTGAATAAACTTTGTTTTCTTATTCTAGATGTAATGTGGTGTTGCTTACTGTGCCCCTTCCATGTTGTATTTGTAATGCAGATATAAGATATTCATCAATTTGCAATTTCATGATCTTTTATGAATTTCCAAGTGGGAGATACATTTAAACTTTGAAATATCCTAACTATTTTTAATTAGGACAAGGATTTGAAGGTATTATTTAAATTGAATAGGGAAAAGCACTTTCAAATAAGACATGTACATGCAGGATGTGACTAAAGGGGTAGAAGTACTAATACTTTTGAACTGATGAAGGCACGCAAATGAAAACTATAGGCTTTTCAATCATTGCCACATACTATCATTTAAAAAATACTAATTTCTTATGATCTATGGGACTACTCAAGTAAAAAAATTAATTCTACACAATATCTGATTAACTGATCCTGACAATTCGAATGTTACATATACTAGTTTAGCGTGTCAGACTCCTGTTTAAAATTGCAGTAAATCATCTTAACAGGATAATTATAATATTTTTCTTCAGCAAATAAAAAAGTGAATATGAGCACAAGATACGAAACTTCAAACATACAGATTTTGGAGGCATCTACAATGAGCATCAAAGTTGTGAGCACATCCTTAGCCAGAGCCAGCACCAGCTCTAGGATCAAGCTGCAACTGTTCTATAATCACTTTTTCAACAGCATCAACAAAGTCCAGTATATTTTGCTGATTATGAGTATCTAATTTCTTGGCCAAATTCTGAAAAgtcaatccaccaaaagaaataAAAAGTCAGTGCACAAATCTTCCAAGTTCCAGCCATTGCACTATTTATAATGCCCTCAAGGAATTGAATTTAACCAAAATATATAAGACAAGATTTCATTATAGATACTTGTATGTATGTAGAATACAGACACTCGTTCGTTTAAAAAATAGTATAGCAAAACATCAAGGGGCTGCCATAAGACATGCTAACTTGTGCAATACTTTTGAAGTTCTTATTTTCACATGGCTAAAGAAGCTTCAATTTCTACAAATTTCCAATTATTTAGAACACCACGCACCAAATGTGACTTTAAAACATGTAATTAGTAGCCACCTGCTAATTTCTTAAAAGCTCACGGGTTAATCTACTAACCTACAAAATATATCCTTTAAATTACCCTCATTCTTCCACCACAATTTTGTATCATAAGTGCAAACTCTTCATAAAAATACATATTCCAAGTAAAATTAGTACAAGAATCAATGCAACTGCAATTTACCAAGTAATGTTCAATATAAATTTACCAAAATAATGTGATTGAAAGGAACTACGAGATAGTATCATGATACATCAAATTGTCGGGCATTTACAGCTTCTTTATAAACCTATATTGAGCTAATTCTTTATGTTTAAAACTTGCATCTAAGGTTGACATAGTTTCAAACAAAAGATTTGAAAGTAGGTGGGCTATGTTGAAGTCTAGACTTGAACTCTTCAAAATTTGATAAAGCCTATCCCTACCAAGGTCACTCTAGTAATAGTACAATTAAGTTTCACAAATATCGCAGTACTATCATATAGATGTTTTTGAGTACTAGAAGTAACATATAATCGACTAGCATATTGGCTAGGTTGATGAATTGATATTCCAATTAttatcaaaacaaataaaaatacaTGCATAAACTACTCCACAATTTCAGTGGATTCAGCAAGCAATTTAAGTACGACAATTTGAGGTGAAAACTTTGATACTGCATTGAGAATGCTTTTACACATCCATATAGCACAAGGAAGAATAATATCTGAAATTTTTATAACTAACTGTGGAGTTATCTCACCTCAACTTCGCAGTGAAAACTTGGAGAACGTCTCTTCAAAATATCTGACCCCCTGATAGATATCAGCTTCAATGGAGAACCAAAAATTGGCCAGCTATGAGACAACTTTATGTATGCATCAATTCCTCTAACCAAATGAGCTACAATAGTCTCATCTTTGTCCAAGTACTCAAGAGAATATCTACATTGAGATAACAAATAGATAAAAGAATATTAAATCATAATCCAAATTAATAACATCAAATACAAAGGACTATAGTCTCACCTTGATTTATTAGCATCCTTTACCACAAGACACCTAAGTGTGCTTAGTATAATTCTATCTTGCAGTTTTTGTATTAACCACTGCAATGAGGACTTACTGCATGATGAATGATAGTCAAAAAGTATGAGTTATAGCCATAAGGAATTTGGAAGGAGGTGAGAACTAAGTCAACCTAAACAGAGAAAAGAAGGAAACCACGGACCTGATAGACTTTGCATTATCGacaatgtcatccacatataTATCACTAGGAAAAACCTAAAAAACAAAACCAAAGTAGATAACAAATCAACAAGAGCTAACTAGGATTCTAAAAATGCTATGCTAAACTAATGAGTAAGTTAATGCTTTTATATGCTGTTCTTAAAGTATAACCAAGTGGAATTATATCAAAAGCATTCAACAATCTCCTACTAAAGGAAGAGATTAGGAAAGGGGAAATTGTTGGGAACCCAAACAAGTAAACTACAGCAACACAGCAAGAGACAGAAAAATAGAGAAGAATGATGTTTATTAATGGTAAATTTTGACAATTACAGAGAGGGAAATGATCCCTGATTCTGACACAGAGCAAGCTCCTATGGAAAGCTAGAGCCTTCCATTCATATCTAACAGCTAGATTCTCAAGGATAATCCTCTCAACCTCTCCTACATTCCTTATAGAATGAAAACGGCTTCATCAATCTCTCTCATCAATCCACTCTAACAGAATTATTTCTCATTACCCTTTTTGCCCCTTCTAGAATATACCCTCCATGTCTTGGGCCCATTAGACTTGTGATAAATGATTGCCTCATTGGGATCCCCCTCTGACATGTGGTCCCTAATAGGAATGATATATGTTGCTATGTTTTGCCAGGATGACGTGTGAAATATGAAGCGTTAGTACTAATGAATAGAAATAAGTTCCTTCAGGACCTAATCTTATAATTACCATTTCTTAAGTCTTCATCATGAAATCTAAAGTTAGCATAAAAGTATGATGCTAAGGATTCCATCCAGAAATGTCTGGGGTAATGAAATTGCCAAATGATCCTTCTTTTACTACAGAATCTTTTTACGAACAACTACATATTAGATGTGATACTTCCGTACAATATAATGAGAAAAATAACTCCATGActaagttttaaaaaaaaacacCTAATGTTACAAGTACAAAACAACATTTACGCAGTATTAATCATCTACAGCAAAGTTACTAAGCTAAACTAAAAAAAGAAGTAACTACAATGCAGACATAAATCAAAAGCAAACCCGACGATATAACCACATTACATGATATATCCAGCAAATTCTGAGATTTACACCCTCATCCATCAAAAAATGTGGAATAAGCACAAAGTTTAAGATACTAAAAAAATAGTATCTAATGATAACTAATCTCAATTTTTAACAAGATATTAATGATAATTATGAAGCCATGgaatatcaaaatcaatatcacCATCAAACTAAATGCAATTGAGCCTAACTTTCTTGGTCAGTGTCTGCTTCAAAAAAACACAAAGCACCAGTTCAAAATACCACAAGAAACAACTTCAAAGCAGACATTATTTGATTTGACGACATAAAAGTCTTTCATAATTCATAGGAGCTTATCTAGATGGCAACACTCAAACTGTCCCTTTTTCCTAACAGACTTGATGGTTCATATCAGTATTTATCCATATCATTGCTGAACACGATTGTCTAATCTAATAAACAATGTTTGTAACAAACAAGTCAAAGAACGAAATGGTGGTCAGCTTTGAAACCTGAATATCCTTTAACTTTGTGGTCCCCTCAAACACTCCAATCAATAACTCGTGATTCAGCACAGATGCATCAATGGTATCTTCAACTCTCTGTAGGCATGAAATGCTCTCTACCGTTGGGACATAAGTCTGCAAAGACAGCCTAATGTAATTCTCGTCGAATGCAAGCACTTTTAGACCAGTCAAGGCATCGTCAATCTGCTCTAGAGCATTAAACCTTAAAAAGGGGACAGAATCGGTAAGCCATAGTATAAAGATAATCATCTGAAAGTGTGAGTGAAATAGCTGAACTTACCATTCAACCTTACACTGCAAACACTCCACAGCCTCCAGAATTGACTTCATTTCATCAACCTTATTTTCAAGTTCCAAATGCTGCAACACACAAGGAAATATTTCAATCAAATAAATACTTAGTGTAAAAATTACAGTAAATAACCACCAAAATGATTCTCTGTAAAAGAAGCAGAAAAGTGTTCGTTGAGTAATAAATCCACATGTGTTTGAAACTAATACAATGccaaaaagaataaaaataaacAGAAAGTAATAGTGCATAGTCATCAACAAACCTCCAAATTTTCGCCTAGATTCATGTCAGTGTCTAGCAGCATTGGGGAAACACTTCCTTCATTAGCCTCAGCTGTCATCTGCTCCtataattatttataaaaaaaaaatatcaaaacatgATTACTGAGTGGAAAATCCCCTTCCCCTCATTAGACAAAGGGATGGATATACTTAACTCACCAGGGTTCCTTCATAATGAACATACGTATACAACTAGTTTTGTCCCTATCTATAAAACCCTTTTGCGAAATTTCATTGCCCCATCAAATTTTTGACTTCGATAAATATTTATTTACTGAAAAATGCTAATAATTTAACACAAGTCCGCAACAAATACTAATTATTTCTCAATTCTCTGATTTAGTTAGTTGAATCCTATATTATTTGCGGACAGAAGTGTTTAACATTAACTAAAGTATAAAACACAACACAATCAGTTGCTTGTTAGGAAATTACTCAATTAGCAAGCAGATGTGATATACTAATTGTAAAGAACATACCAATTCTTCGAGTTTGCCCTCCAACTGAATACAATCTGGCGGAAAAAACAAAAATTATATGGAACGATCAATGTAGCTATGTGAAACAAACAAAAAA containing:
- the LOC127083195 gene encoding chalcone synthase 1A, with amino-acid sequence MVTVNEIRQAQRAEGPATVFAIGTATPQNCVEQSTYPDFYFRITNSQHKTELKEKFQRMCDKSMIKKRYMHLTEEILKENPSLCEYMAPSLDARQDMVVVEVPKLGKEAATKAIKEWGQPKSKITHLIFCTTSGVDMPGADYQLTKLLGLRPYVKRYMMYQQGCFAGGTVLRLAKDLAENNKGARVLVVCSEITAVTFRGPSDTHLDSLVGQALFGDGAAAVIVGSDPLPDVEKPLFELVWTAQTIVPDSEGAIDGHLREAGLTFHLLKDVPSLVSKNIEKALVEAFQPLNISDYNSIFWIAHPGGPAILDQVEAKLGLKPEKMQATRHVLSEYGNMSSACVLFILDEMRRKSKEDGLATTGEGLEWGVLFGFGPGLTVETVLLHSVAT
- the LOC127083196 gene encoding chalcone synthase 1B; translated protein: MVTVDEIRQAQKAEGPATVLAIGTATPPNCVDQSTYPDYYFRITNSEHKTELKEKFQRMCDKSMIKKRYMHLTEEILKENPSVCEYMAPSLDARQDMVVVEVPKLGKEAATKAIKEWGQPKSKITHLIFCTTSGVDMPGADYQLTKLLGLRPYVKRYMMYQQGCFAGGTVLRLAKDLAENNKGARVLVVCSEITAVTFRGPSDTHLDSLVGQALFGDGAAAVIVGSDPLPQVEKPLFELVWTAQTILPDSEGAIDGHLREVGLTFHLLKDVPGLISKNIEKALVEAFQPLGISDYNSLFWIAHPGGPAILDQVEAKLSLKPEKMQATRHVLSEYGNMSSACVLFILDEMRRKSKEDGLGTTGEGLEWGVLFGFGPGLTVETVVLHSVAT
- the LOC127083197 gene encoding uncharacterized protein LOC127083197, translated to MAEPSEIHSQISEIHKLCRYDDDEESNPSDSPDLLLDCALHVQNTVQQIVSEFSDFDSLGISDFDTYIEHLQKELNNAEVETTNVATEIEHLAKTNKEDCIQLEGKLEELEQMTAEANEGSVSPMLLDTDMNLGENLEHLELENKVDEMKSILEAVECLQCKVEWFNALEQIDDALTGLKVLAFDENYIRLSLQTYVPTVESISCLQRVEDTIDASVLNHELLIGVFEGTTKLKDIQVFPSDIYVDDIVDNAKSISKSSLQWLIQKLQDRIILSTLRCLVVKDANKSRYSLEYLDKDETIVAHLVRGIDAYIKLSHSWPIFGSPLKLISIRGSDILKRRSPSFHCEVENLAKKLDTHNQQNILDFVDAVEKVIIEQLQLDPRAGAGSG